From the Rhodococcus sp. NBC_00297 genome, one window contains:
- a CDS encoding glycosyltransferase 87 family protein yields MTWTLPSAPPYTGPGASLPRPVAVIAKVAVCVGLVAGIAFNVVGLPPLREWGAIYRLDLDVYRIGGRALLDGVNLYGVLPRTSVNIPLPFTYPPMAAVSFAPMAVLPLPAASLIMTAMTMILLAVTVAVCLRSLVHLSAGTTAWVTGGITAIAFALEPVWSTLDYGQINVVLMCLVVLDVLLKRTPWPRGLLIGFVTAIKLTPAVFVLYFLLRRQYRAAVVTGLSFLGFTALGFVATFRDSVQYWTEVLLDSDRIGGPGYISNQSLTGMLARLGLADGPRTIVWIVCSAVVGLVALVAMRRALAAHEYLLALCVNAALGLLVSPVSWSHHWVWTVPMLMVLVHVGVTRRAPALVALAVIGAVLLHYPSHWRLAPGRWNGLGWPLWDQIQASSYVWWGLVFVIAVAAVPLRDRRSPERPGVTAEAV; encoded by the coding sequence ATGACGTGGACTCTGCCGTCCGCCCCTCCCTACACCGGGCCGGGGGCGTCGCTGCCCCGACCGGTCGCCGTGATCGCGAAGGTCGCGGTGTGCGTCGGGCTCGTGGCGGGCATCGCGTTCAACGTGGTCGGTCTGCCCCCGCTGCGGGAGTGGGGTGCGATCTACCGGCTCGACCTCGACGTGTATCGCATCGGTGGCCGGGCTCTGCTCGACGGCGTGAATCTCTACGGAGTCCTGCCGCGCACCTCGGTGAACATCCCGCTGCCGTTCACCTATCCCCCGATGGCCGCGGTGTCCTTCGCGCCGATGGCGGTCCTCCCGCTGCCGGCGGCCTCGTTGATCATGACGGCGATGACGATGATCCTGCTCGCCGTCACGGTGGCGGTGTGCCTGCGCTCTCTGGTGCACCTGTCGGCCGGGACGACGGCGTGGGTCACGGGCGGCATCACCGCGATCGCGTTCGCGCTCGAACCGGTGTGGTCCACCCTCGACTACGGGCAGATCAACGTCGTGTTGATGTGCCTCGTCGTCCTCGACGTCCTGCTGAAGCGCACCCCGTGGCCGCGCGGTCTGCTCATCGGCTTCGTCACGGCCATCAAGCTCACGCCGGCGGTGTTCGTCCTCTACTTCCTGCTGCGCAGGCAGTACCGGGCGGCCGTGGTCACCGGCCTGTCGTTCCTCGGGTTCACGGCACTCGGATTCGTCGCGACGTTCCGCGACTCGGTGCAGTACTGGACCGAGGTGCTGCTCGACTCCGACCGCATCGGCGGGCCGGGGTACATCTCGAACCAGTCCCTCACCGGGATGCTCGCGCGGCTGGGTCTCGCGGACGGCCCGCGGACGATCGTCTGGATCGTGTGCAGCGCCGTCGTGGGGCTGGTGGCCCTCGTCGCGATGCGACGCGCTCTGGCGGCACACGAGTACCTGCTGGCCCTGTGCGTCAATGCTGCTCTGGGCCTGCTGGTCTCACCGGTGTCGTGGTCGCATCACTGGGTGTGGACGGTGCCGATGCTGATGGTCCTGGTGCACGTCGGCGTGACGCGGCGCGCCCCCGCACTGGTGGCCCTCGCCGTGATCGGCGCAGTGCTGCTGCACTATCCGTCGCACTGGCGCCTCGCGCCCGGACGATGGAACGGCCTGGGCTGGCCCCTGTGGGACCAGATCCAGGCCTCGTCCTACGTGTGGTGGGGACTGGTGTTCGTGATCGCGGTGGCGGCGGTGCCGCTGCGCGATCGACGCAGTCCCGAACGCCCGGGGGTGACCGCCGAGGCGGTCTGA
- a CDS encoding ArsA family ATPase translates to MTFVVGAGGAGKSTVAAALAVDAHRAGRRVLLASVDGADPSDLVSDVAVEVLRIDPSAVLESQYRLLTTALAMAGRHDHGAGPTLPDPEELTSLPGAEPLTALLEVVRVADSGEWDDVIVDCPGPMSWREIVATPGAVAGYVERIWPRHARVVASTGQDVRAAVLVELVDRVVAAATSVTAVLEDDGRTSAVVVSRPTARSFATARELVAVTSFHGVRVARVVAVGVIPDLGAGAPSSVLGTHPGVFWMDRAHAEHRAALAEFRGAVGDLRVDVVSAQPTEPVGSTALGAVAADLNWQVAAGHGGALPALSPRVRHESGQGLDSVYVMDVPLPFVDTDSVAVGRVEDDVIVSAQGSRRRLRLASVLRRCVVTGAGVDDGVLSVTFAPDPALWPENLQKTDVPGESGDG, encoded by the coding sequence ATCACGTTCGTCGTCGGAGCCGGCGGTGCGGGCAAGTCCACCGTCGCCGCGGCCCTGGCCGTCGACGCACACCGCGCCGGTCGGCGTGTGCTCCTCGCGTCGGTCGACGGCGCGGATCCGTCGGACCTGGTGTCCGACGTCGCAGTCGAGGTGCTGCGCATCGACCCCTCGGCCGTTCTCGAATCGCAGTACCGCCTGCTGACCACGGCTCTGGCGATGGCCGGACGCCACGACCACGGCGCCGGTCCGACGCTGCCGGATCCCGAGGAGCTGACGTCGCTGCCGGGCGCCGAGCCGCTCACCGCGCTGCTCGAGGTGGTGCGCGTCGCCGACAGCGGCGAGTGGGACGACGTGATCGTCGACTGCCCCGGACCGATGTCCTGGCGGGAGATCGTCGCGACCCCCGGAGCTGTCGCGGGGTACGTCGAACGCATCTGGCCACGTCATGCCCGCGTCGTGGCCTCGACGGGCCAGGACGTCCGCGCGGCCGTCCTGGTGGAGCTCGTCGATCGTGTCGTGGCGGCGGCGACGTCGGTCACCGCCGTGCTCGAGGACGACGGACGGACTTCTGCGGTCGTCGTCTCGCGTCCGACCGCGCGGTCCTTCGCAACGGCGCGAGAGCTGGTGGCAGTCACCAGTTTCCACGGCGTCCGCGTCGCTCGTGTGGTGGCCGTGGGGGTGATCCCGGACCTCGGGGCCGGGGCGCCGTCGTCCGTGCTGGGCACGCATCCCGGCGTGTTCTGGATGGACCGGGCGCACGCGGAGCATCGCGCGGCGCTGGCGGAGTTCCGCGGCGCTGTGGGCGACCTCCGCGTCGACGTCGTGTCGGCCCAGCCCACCGAGCCGGTAGGGTCGACTGCTCTGGGGGCCGTCGCGGCCGACCTGAACTGGCAGGTGGCGGCCGGACACGGCGGCGCGCTGCCCGCGCTGTCGCCGCGGGTGCGGCACGAGTCCGGGCAGGGCCTGGACTCGGTGTACGTGATGGACGTCCCGCTGCCGTTCGTCGACACGGACTCGGTGGCGGTGGGTCGGGTGGAGGACGACGTGATCGTGAGTGCGCAGGGCAGTCGACGACGACTGCGGTTGGCGTCGGTGCTGCGTCGGTGCGTGGTCACCGGTGCCGGCGTCGACGACGGCGTGCTGTCCGTGACCTTCGCCCCCGACCCGGCGCTGTGGCCGGAGAACCTGCAGAAGACGGACGTACCGGGGGAGTCCGGCGATGGATGA
- a CDS encoding lysophospholipid acyltransferase family protein — protein MWYWIFKYVLLGPVLQVMGRPRVEGLENIPDDGPVILASNHQAVFDSFYACLVVPRRITFLAKSEYFTGKGLKGRFQKWFFSSAGQVPIDRTGASAAQDALDAGLRVLAKNKVLGIYPEGTRSPDDRLYKGKTGMARLALESGVPVIPVAMIGTAKMNPIGSRIPRPTKLGVKFGKPLDFSRYEGMAGNRFVERAVTDEVMYELMKLSGQQYVDVYAASMKKTPAPVVDPAPSTEAARIPDTRAG, from the coding sequence ATGTGGTACTGGATATTCAAGTACGTCCTTCTCGGGCCGGTGTTGCAGGTGATGGGCCGTCCTCGCGTGGAGGGCCTGGAGAACATCCCCGACGACGGGCCGGTGATTCTCGCCAGCAACCACCAGGCGGTGTTCGATTCGTTCTACGCGTGCCTGGTCGTGCCGCGTCGCATCACGTTCCTCGCGAAGAGCGAGTACTTCACCGGCAAGGGCCTCAAGGGCCGCTTCCAGAAGTGGTTCTTCTCGTCGGCGGGACAGGTCCCGATCGATCGCACCGGTGCCTCCGCCGCGCAGGACGCGCTCGATGCGGGACTGCGCGTGCTGGCGAAGAACAAGGTGCTGGGTATCTACCCGGAGGGCACGCGCTCGCCGGACGATCGGCTCTACAAGGGTAAGACGGGTATGGCGCGTCTGGCTCTCGAGAGCGGCGTCCCGGTGATTCCGGTCGCGATGATCGGCACCGCGAAGATGAATCCCATCGGCTCGCGGATTCCGCGCCCCACCAAGCTCGGCGTGAAGTTCGGTAAGCCACTGGACTTCTCGCGGTACGAGGGCATGGCCGGCAACCGGTTCGTCGAGCGCGCCGTCACCGACGAGGTGATGTACGAGCTCATGAAGCTCAGTGGTCAGCAGTACGTCGACGTGTACGCGGCGAGCATGAAGAAGACGCCCGCCCCCGTGGTGGATCCGGCTCCGTCGACCGAGGCCGCGCGCATCCCCGACACCCGCGCGGGCTGA
- a CDS encoding polyketide cyclase / dehydrase and lipid transport — translation MSSVQVADQTFVAARAEDVAALVSDTRRWRAWFPGLTVTVQEDRAEKGVRWVVAGQLRGTMEVWLEPMLDGVVLHYFLHAEPTDGVQEPSTHRRRVLGKQMSFEIKALLEAGRAAGEPPVPGLRS, via the coding sequence ATGAGCAGTGTGCAGGTCGCCGACCAGACGTTCGTCGCGGCGCGGGCCGAGGACGTCGCGGCGCTCGTGTCGGACACCCGTCGATGGCGGGCCTGGTTCCCGGGTCTCACCGTCACGGTCCAGGAGGACCGGGCCGAGAAGGGTGTCCGATGGGTCGTCGCGGGACAGCTCCGGGGAACCATGGAGGTGTGGCTCGAGCCGATGCTCGACGGCGTCGTACTCCACTACTTCCTGCACGCGGAGCCGACCGACGGAGTGCAGGAACCGTCCACCCACCGCCGACGAGTACTGGGCAAGCAGATGTCGTTCGAGATCAAGGCGCTCCTCGAGGCCGGGCGGGCGGCGGGAGAACCGCCGGTCCCGGGGCTTCGGTCCTGA
- a CDS encoding polyadenylate-specific 3'-exoribonuclease AS: MRYFYDCEFIEDGRTIDLVSIGIVAEDGREYYAVSTEFDPERAGTWVRRNVLPKLPPFSSPLWRSRSRIRDDILEFVSAPHGTVGPTVEMWAWVAAYDHVALCQLWGSMTALPRIMPRYTRELKQYWEEHGSPALPPVPDDSHDALADARHNLAKFRAVEAARAWSGRE; this comes from the coding sequence GTGCGTTATTTCTACGACTGCGAGTTCATCGAGGACGGCCGCACGATCGATCTGGTGTCCATTGGGATCGTGGCGGAGGACGGGCGTGAATATTACGCCGTGTCCACGGAGTTCGATCCCGAGCGCGCGGGCACCTGGGTCCGCCGCAACGTCCTGCCGAAGCTCCCGCCGTTCTCGTCGCCGCTCTGGCGCTCACGCAGCCGCATCCGCGACGACATTCTCGAGTTCGTGTCGGCGCCGCACGGCACCGTCGGACCGACCGTCGAGATGTGGGCCTGGGTGGCGGCGTACGACCACGTCGCGCTGTGCCAGCTGTGGGGTTCGATGACGGCGCTCCCGCGGATCATGCCGCGGTACACGCGGGAGTTGAAGCAGTACTGGGAGGAGCACGGGTCGCCCGCGCTGCCGCCGGTGCCGGACGACTCGCACGACGCGCTCGCCGACGCCCGGCACAATCTCGCGAAGTTCCGGGCCGTCGAGGCCGCGAGAGCGTGGTCCGGTCGGGAGTGA
- a CDS encoding ROK family protein, translated as MSAQSRSSRPLTIGIDVGGTSIRASVVDVDGQVLDSTQAPTPQSSRALENGIDRAVRELASRHDIAAVGLAVAGFINSDRTVVRFAPHLPWVNRPVAREMTERLGIPVILEHDANAAAWAEHRFGAAAGGGNVVMIAIGTGIGAALLIDGKLYRGSYGIAPELGHLQVVPDGRQCACGKRGCWERYCSGTALVDTAIELLAANPRGSTVLAREAFLDPGSLTGRRIANAAQDGDLVAIETMSEFARWLGIGLALVSDVYDPDRMVIAGGVATSSALFLDTAREHYAAQITGAGHRPLARIRGTQLGEAAGMIGAAELARVEVGAARA; from the coding sequence GTGAGCGCCCAGTCCCGGTCCAGCCGGCCTCTGACCATCGGCATCGACGTGGGCGGCACCAGCATCCGCGCGTCGGTGGTCGACGTCGACGGCCAGGTGCTCGACTCCACCCAGGCGCCCACGCCGCAGTCCTCCCGCGCACTCGAGAACGGCATCGACCGGGCTGTGCGTGAACTCGCGAGCCGCCACGACATCGCGGCCGTCGGTCTCGCCGTCGCCGGGTTCATCAACTCCGACCGCACCGTCGTGCGCTTCGCCCCCCACCTGCCGTGGGTGAACCGCCCGGTCGCGCGAGAGATGACGGAACGCCTCGGCATCCCGGTCATCCTCGAGCACGACGCCAACGCCGCCGCGTGGGCGGAACACCGCTTCGGTGCGGCCGCGGGCGGTGGGAACGTCGTCATGATCGCGATCGGCACCGGCATCGGCGCCGCACTCCTCATCGACGGCAAGCTCTACCGCGGCAGCTACGGCATCGCGCCGGAACTCGGCCACCTGCAGGTGGTTCCCGACGGGCGTCAGTGCGCGTGCGGCAAGCGCGGCTGCTGGGAGCGCTACTGCAGCGGTACCGCGTTGGTGGACACGGCGATCGAGCTCCTCGCCGCCAACCCGCGGGGATCGACGGTGCTCGCGCGTGAGGCCTTCCTCGATCCCGGATCCCTCACCGGTCGACGCATCGCCAACGCCGCGCAGGACGGTGACCTGGTGGCCATCGAGACGATGTCCGAGTTCGCACGGTGGCTCGGCATCGGACTGGCGCTGGTGTCGGACGTCTACGACCCCGACCGCATGGTCATCGCCGGCGGCGTCGCCACGTCGTCCGCGCTGTTCCTGGACACCGCCCGTGAGCACTACGCCGCGCAGATCACGGGCGCCGGCCACCGGCCCCTCGCCCGGATACGCGGAACCCAGTTGGGGGAGGCCGCGGGCATGATCGGCGCGGCCGAGCTGGCGCGCGTCGAGGTGGGCGCGGCACGCGCCTGA
- a CDS encoding AMP-dependent synthetase/ligase, which translates to MREFTVPAPFTIEDDASVVDAVFAHEKTRPDVVVYRRATRDGWSDVRAADFAAQVRAVAKGLIASGVKQGDRVALMSSTRYEWPLLDYAIWSAGAVTVPVYETSSSDQVRWILENSGAAAMIAETVAHTNILTDILPVLPGVATVLQIDASAERPGAIDVLTDAGAQITDATVADRVAALRSSDPATLVFTSGTTGRPKGCVLTHSNLIAESRGIAASSIGRMLTEGRTTLMFLPMAHVLARAVSIAAFDQGATLGHTHDIPHLVDNFGSFRPHFILSVPRVFEKVYNTARQKAHGDGKGKIFDAAADTAVAYSAARDTGGPSIVLRAKHAVFDRLVYGKLRAALGGQCELAISGGAPLGERLAHFYRGIGVTIYEGYGLTETTAAAAVNTPDEQRIGTVGKPLPGNAVRIADDGEILLKGGVVFEGYWKNDDATAEALTDGWFHTGDLGAVDEDGFIAITGRKKEIIVTAGGKNVSPAGLEDSLRASALIGQAMVVGDQKPFIGALITIDPDAFPGWKQRNGKDEGATVADLTKDPDLVAEIDAAVAEANKTVSHAESIKKYRILPADFTEEGGELTPTMKLKRAVVQKSYASDIEAIYSK; encoded by the coding sequence GTGCGCGAGTTCACCGTCCCGGCACCATTCACCATCGAGGACGACGCGTCGGTGGTCGACGCCGTGTTCGCGCACGAGAAGACTCGGCCCGACGTCGTGGTGTACCGCCGCGCCACCCGCGACGGGTGGTCGGACGTCCGCGCAGCGGACTTCGCGGCCCAGGTTCGCGCAGTGGCCAAGGGGCTCATCGCATCCGGCGTCAAGCAGGGCGACCGGGTCGCCCTCATGTCGTCGACCCGCTACGAGTGGCCCCTGCTCGACTACGCGATCTGGTCCGCCGGCGCCGTCACCGTTCCGGTGTACGAGACGTCGTCCTCGGACCAGGTGCGGTGGATCCTCGAGAACTCGGGCGCCGCCGCGATGATCGCCGAGACGGTGGCCCACACGAACATCCTCACCGACATCCTTCCCGTGCTGCCGGGTGTCGCGACGGTACTGCAGATCGACGCCTCCGCCGAGCGGCCCGGCGCCATCGACGTCCTCACCGACGCCGGTGCCCAGATCACCGACGCGACGGTGGCCGACCGCGTCGCGGCGCTGCGCTCCTCGGACCCGGCGACGCTCGTCTTCACGTCCGGCACCACGGGACGGCCGAAGGGCTGCGTGCTCACGCACTCCAACCTGATCGCCGAGTCCCGCGGTATCGCCGCCAGTTCCATCGGCCGCATGCTCACCGAGGGACGCACCACCCTGATGTTCCTGCCGATGGCCCACGTGCTGGCACGTGCGGTGTCCATCGCCGCCTTCGACCAGGGCGCGACACTCGGGCACACCCACGACATCCCGCACCTCGTCGACAACTTCGGCTCGTTCCGACCGCACTTCATCCTCAGCGTCCCGCGCGTGTTCGAGAAGGTGTACAACACCGCGCGTCAGAAGGCTCACGGCGACGGCAAGGGCAAGATCTTCGACGCGGCCGCCGACACCGCCGTCGCCTACAGCGCGGCGCGGGACACCGGTGGCCCGTCGATCGTGCTGCGCGCCAAGCACGCTGTGTTCGACCGTCTGGTCTACGGCAAGCTTCGCGCAGCGCTCGGTGGGCAGTGCGAACTCGCCATCTCGGGCGGCGCCCCGCTGGGTGAGCGCCTCGCGCACTTCTACCGCGGCATCGGTGTGACCATCTACGAGGGTTACGGCCTGACCGAGACCACCGCCGCGGCAGCGGTGAACACGCCGGACGAACAGCGCATCGGCACCGTCGGAAAGCCGTTGCCGGGCAACGCCGTCCGCATCGCCGACGACGGCGAGATCCTGCTCAAGGGCGGCGTGGTCTTCGAGGGCTACTGGAAGAACGACGACGCCACCGCCGAGGCGCTGACCGACGGGTGGTTCCACACCGGCGATCTCGGCGCCGTGGACGAGGACGGCTTCATCGCCATCACCGGGCGCAAGAAGGAGATCATCGTGACGGCGGGTGGCAAGAACGTCTCACCCGCCGGCCTCGAGGACTCGCTGCGGGCCAGTGCGCTCATCGGTCAGGCCATGGTCGTCGGTGACCAGAAGCCGTTCATCGGCGCGCTCATCACCATCGACCCCGACGCGTTCCCCGGCTGGAAGCAGCGCAACGGCAAGGACGAGGGCGCCACCGTCGCCGACCTGACGAAGGATCCCGACCTCGTCGCGGAGATCGATGCTGCCGTGGCCGAAGCCAACAAGACGGTCTCGCACGCGGAGTCCATCAAGAAGTACCGGATCCTGCCGGCGGACTTCACCGAGGAGGGCGGCGAGCTGACCCCGACGATGAAGCTCAAGCGCGCCGTGGTCCAGAAGTCCTACGCGAGCGACATCGAGGCCATCTACAGCAAGTGA
- a CDS encoding SRPBCC family protein, translated as MADKTTKSIVVGAAPDEVMAVIADFPRYPEWVTAAKSVEILEEGESGRARRVRFVLDAGMVKDTYELEYDWRPDGTAVSWTLVAGEMQKSQVGSYVLTEKGAGSTEVTYELTVDLAIPMIGLFKRKAEKVITDTALKELKKRVEG; from the coding sequence ATGGCAGACAAGACCACGAAATCGATCGTCGTCGGAGCGGCGCCGGACGAGGTGATGGCGGTCATCGCCGATTTCCCCAGGTATCCGGAATGGGTCACCGCGGCCAAGTCGGTCGAGATCCTCGAGGAGGGGGAGTCCGGCCGGGCTCGCCGGGTCCGGTTCGTGCTCGACGCGGGCATGGTCAAGGACACCTACGAGCTCGAGTACGACTGGCGGCCGGACGGCACCGCGGTGTCGTGGACGCTCGTCGCGGGGGAGATGCAGAAGTCCCAGGTCGGGTCCTATGTGCTCACCGAGAAAGGTGCCGGAAGCACCGAGGTGACCTACGAACTGACGGTCGATCTCGCCATTCCCATGATCGGCTTGTTCAAGCGCAAGGCGGAGAAGGTCATCACCGACACCGCGTTGAAGGAATTGAAGAAGCGAGTCGAAGGCTGA
- a CDS encoding glycosyltransferase family 4 protein: protein MRRTLLVTNDFPPRRGGIQSYLHTFAQLLPADELVVYAPRWRGDSHVRFDAEQPFEVVRHPTTLMLPTPAVARRAARLVADRQCDTVWFGAAAPLAVLGPHLRRAGAERVVASTHGHEVGWSMLPAARQVLGRIGSTADVVTFVSRYTRGRFAAAFGADAALEHVPPGVDSTVFAPDTSARETLRARYGLGDRPTVLCLSRLVPRKGQDMLIRALPGIRAEIDGAVLVVVGGGPYGDTLRALAQSCGVADHVVFTGSVPAEELAAHHTLADVFAMPCRTRGAGLDVEGLGIVFLEASASGVPVVAGRSGGAPETVVEGVTGTTVDGTSVDDVRRAVVDVLSDRDRAAAMGAAGREFVSTEWRWDDLAARLAHLL from the coding sequence ATGCGTCGAACGCTGCTGGTGACCAATGACTTTCCTCCGCGGCGCGGCGGCATCCAGTCGTATCTGCACACCTTCGCCCAGCTGTTGCCCGCGGACGAACTGGTGGTCTACGCACCGCGGTGGCGTGGCGACTCCCACGTGCGGTTCGACGCGGAGCAGCCCTTCGAGGTGGTGCGGCACCCGACGACGTTGATGCTTCCGACACCGGCCGTTGCCCGTCGGGCGGCCAGGCTGGTGGCCGACCGACAGTGCGACACGGTGTGGTTCGGGGCCGCTGCTCCGCTCGCCGTGCTCGGACCGCACCTGCGCCGTGCCGGAGCCGAGCGCGTCGTGGCCTCCACCCACGGTCACGAGGTGGGCTGGTCGATGCTGCCGGCGGCGCGGCAGGTGCTCGGTCGTATCGGCTCGACGGCGGACGTCGTCACCTTCGTCAGCCGTTACACGCGGGGCCGATTCGCCGCGGCCTTCGGGGCGGACGCGGCCCTCGAACACGTGCCGCCGGGGGTCGACTCGACCGTGTTCGCGCCCGACACGTCGGCACGGGAGACACTGCGCGCGCGCTACGGCCTGGGTGATCGGCCGACCGTCCTGTGCCTGTCGCGGTTGGTGCCGCGCAAGGGACAGGACATGCTGATCCGGGCGCTACCGGGGATTCGCGCGGAGATCGACGGGGCCGTGTTGGTCGTCGTCGGCGGCGGTCCGTACGGCGACACCCTGCGGGCTCTGGCGCAGTCGTGCGGGGTGGCGGATCACGTCGTGTTCACGGGGTCGGTGCCGGCCGAGGAACTGGCGGCACACCACACCCTCGCCGACGTGTTCGCCATGCCGTGTCGCACCCGCGGTGCCGGTCTGGACGTCGAGGGCCTGGGCATCGTGTTCCTCGAGGCGTCCGCGTCCGGCGTGCCGGTGGTCGCGGGCCGGTCGGGTGGAGCGCCGGAGACCGTCGTCGAGGGCGTCACCGGCACAACCGTCGACGGCACCTCGGTCGACGACGTCCGGCGCGCCGTCGTGGACGTGCTGTCCGATCGTGACCGCGCCGCGGCGATGGGGGCCGCGGGACGCGAGTTCGTCTCCACCGAGTGGCGGTGGGACGACCTCGCCGCCCGACTGGCTCACTTGCTGTAG
- a CDS encoding class II 3-deoxy-7-phosphoheptulonate synthase has translation MNWTVDVPIERLPELPPLPESMREQLDVALAKPAAQQPSWPADQAEAMRKVLESVPPITVASEVEALSEKLASVARGEAFLLQGGDCAETFVDNTEPHIKGNIRTLLQMAVVLTYGASMPVVKVARIAGQYAKPRSSDVDALGLKSYRGDMVNSLVADDAVRQHDPSRLVRAYANASAAMNLVRALTGAGMADLHKVHDWNREFVQNSPAGARYEQLASEIDNGLKFMDACGVTDPNLHQATIYASHEALVLDYERAMLRLDNDDEHAKLYDLSAHFLWIGDRTRQLDGAHIAFAELVSNPIGLKIGPSTTPEMAVEYVERLDPTNKPGRLTLISRMGNGKVRDLLPPIIEKVQATGHQVIWQCDPMHGNTHEASTGYKTRHFDRIVDEVQGFFEVHNELGTHPGGIHVELTGENVTECLGGAQDISDLDLSGRYETACDPRLNTQQSLELAFLVAEMLRG, from the coding sequence GTGAACTGGACTGTCGACGTTCCGATCGAACGCTTGCCCGAGCTTCCCCCGCTGCCCGAGTCGATGCGCGAGCAACTCGACGTGGCGCTGGCCAAGCCGGCGGCGCAGCAGCCCAGCTGGCCCGCCGATCAGGCGGAGGCCATGCGCAAGGTCCTCGAGAGCGTGCCGCCCATCACGGTCGCCAGCGAGGTCGAGGCGCTGTCGGAGAAGCTCGCGTCCGTCGCCCGCGGCGAGGCGTTCCTGCTGCAGGGCGGTGACTGCGCCGAGACCTTCGTCGACAACACCGAGCCCCACATCAAGGGCAACATCCGCACGCTGCTGCAGATGGCCGTCGTGCTCACCTACGGCGCGTCGATGCCCGTGGTGAAGGTCGCGCGCATCGCCGGCCAGTACGCCAAGCCCCGCTCCTCCGACGTGGACGCCCTGGGCCTGAAGTCCTACCGCGGCGACATGGTCAACTCCCTCGTGGCCGACGACGCCGTCCGCCAGCACGACCCGTCGCGCCTGGTCCGCGCCTACGCCAACGCCAGCGCCGCGATGAACCTGGTGCGCGCGCTCACCGGCGCCGGCATGGCCGACCTGCACAAGGTGCACGACTGGAACCGCGAGTTCGTGCAGAACTCGCCGGCCGGTGCCCGGTACGAGCAGCTCGCCTCCGAGATCGACAACGGTCTCAAGTTCATGGACGCGTGCGGCGTCACGGATCCGAACCTGCACCAGGCCACCATCTACGCCTCTCACGAGGCGCTCGTGCTCGATTACGAGCGCGCGATGCTGCGTCTGGACAACGACGACGAGCACGCCAAGCTCTACGACCTGTCGGCACACTTCCTGTGGATCGGCGACCGCACGCGGCAGCTGGACGGCGCGCACATCGCGTTCGCCGAGCTGGTCTCCAACCCCATCGGACTGAAGATCGGTCCCAGTACGACGCCCGAGATGGCCGTCGAGTACGTCGAGCGGCTCGACCCGACCAACAAGCCCGGCCGGCTGACGCTGATCTCGCGCATGGGCAACGGCAAGGTCCGGGACCTGCTGCCGCCCATCATCGAGAAGGTGCAGGCCACCGGTCACCAGGTCATCTGGCAGTGCGACCCCATGCACGGCAACACGCACGAGGCGTCCACCGGCTACAAGACGCGCCACTTCGACCGCATCGTCGACGAGGTCCAGGGCTTCTTCGAGGTGCACAACGAACTCGGGACGCACCCGGGTGGCATCCATGTCGAGCTCACCGGTGAGAACGTCACCGAGTGCCTCGGCGGCGCCCAGGACATCTCGGACCTCGATCTGTCCGGACGGTACGAGACGGCCTGCGACCCGCGACTGAACACGCAGCAGTCTCTCGAGCTGGCCTTCCTCGTCGCGGAGATGCTGCGCGGCTGA